In one Streptomyces sp. NBC_01241 genomic region, the following are encoded:
- the ureG gene encoding urease accessory protein UreG, with the protein MHLDQDLDEKYPHRHTYSAVDPQRPDGTRRALRIGLGGPVGSGKTATVAALCRALRDELSIAVVTNDIYTREDADFLLREAVLPPERIKAVETGACPHTAIRDDISANLEAVEDLEAEAGPLQLILVESGGDNLTATFSKGLVDAQIFVIDVAGGDDIPRKGGPGVTNADLLVVNKTDLAPYVGSDLEGMARDAEVQRGELPVAFTSLKNEGGVKPVADWVRERLTDWTAGPA; encoded by the coding sequence AAGATCTCGACGAGAAGTACCCCCACCGGCACACCTACAGCGCCGTCGATCCCCAGCGCCCCGACGGCACCCGTCGCGCCCTGCGCATCGGTCTGGGCGGACCGGTCGGCTCGGGCAAGACCGCCACCGTCGCCGCCCTGTGCCGGGCTCTGCGCGACGAGCTGTCCATCGCCGTGGTCACCAACGACATCTACACCCGCGAGGACGCCGATTTCCTCCTGCGTGAAGCGGTCCTGCCACCCGAGCGCATCAAGGCCGTCGAAACCGGCGCCTGCCCGCACACCGCCATCCGCGACGACATCTCCGCCAACCTCGAAGCCGTAGAGGACCTGGAGGCCGAGGCCGGCCCGCTCCAGCTGATCCTGGTGGAGTCCGGCGGCGACAACCTCACGGCCACCTTCTCCAAGGGCCTGGTCGACGCGCAGATCTTCGTCATCGACGTGGCCGGCGGCGACGACATCCCCCGCAAGGGTGGACCCGGTGTCACCAACGCCGACCTCCTCGTCGTCAACAAGACCGACCTCGCTCCGTACGTCGGCTCCGACCTGGAAGGTATGGCTCGCGACGCCGAGGTCCAACGCGGCGAACTGCCCGTCGCCTTCACCTCCCTCAAGAACGAGGGCGGCGTCAAACCGGTTGCCGACTGGGTCCGTGAACGCCTCACCGACTGGACCGCGGGCCCCGCATGA
- a CDS encoding urease accessory protein UreD gives MTLTTEATVPATERAATTGVRATARIAAATRGGTTTLPVLDGDGPFELRRLRSRGTEARVCVVGAMSAPLGGDRLRIEATAQQGAALHITSAAATLALRGPTPEPATYAVHLTVEDNAELHWLPKPLICAAGSNLRQTWTIDLAPTARLVLREEQILGRTGEASGCVTTRLTVRRDGSTLLDQQAAYGPGAPGWDGPAVLADHRATGQLLIVDPDFEHNPLEVQLIGDAPEDGQAVLTPLAGPAVLVTAIAPDGNRLRHLLATAQGTPHRLGPPGSAPKRRRSGG, from the coding sequence ATGACCCTCACCACCGAAGCAACCGTGCCGGCCACCGAGCGGGCGGCCACCACCGGGGTAAGGGCCACCGCCCGTATCGCGGCAGCCACCAGAGGCGGCACCACCACCCTGCCCGTCCTCGACGGCGACGGCCCCTTCGAACTGCGACGCCTGCGCTCACGAGGAACCGAGGCGCGCGTGTGCGTCGTCGGAGCCATGAGCGCCCCCCTCGGCGGCGACCGGCTACGCATCGAAGCCACCGCCCAGCAGGGCGCGGCACTCCACATCACCTCCGCAGCCGCAACCCTTGCCCTGCGAGGCCCCACCCCCGAGCCCGCCACCTACGCCGTACACCTGACCGTAGAAGACAACGCGGAACTCCACTGGCTGCCCAAGCCGTTGATCTGCGCGGCCGGCAGCAACCTGCGGCAGACCTGGACCATCGACCTCGCCCCCACCGCACGGCTCGTACTGCGCGAGGAACAAATCCTCGGACGCACGGGCGAAGCATCCGGCTGTGTGACCACCCGGCTCACCGTCCGGCGCGACGGGAGCACCCTGCTGGACCAGCAAGCCGCGTACGGGCCGGGTGCCCCCGGCTGGGATGGCCCAGCCGTCCTCGCCGACCACCGCGCGACCGGTCAACTCCTCATCGTCGACCCGGACTTCGAGCACAATCCCCTCGAAGTCCAACTTATCGGCGACGCGCCGGAAGACGGCCAGGCCGTACTGACACCACTCGCCGGCCCCGCCGTCCTCGTCACCGCCATCGCACCGGACGGCAACCGCCTGCGCCACCTCCTCGCCACAGCGCAGGGCACGCCCCATCGCCTCGGCCCACCCGGCAGCGCACCAAAACGGCGCCGGTCAGGAGGGTAA
- a CDS encoding RNA-guided endonuclease InsQ/TnpB family protein, which yields MTTGAQSGENAGHARYTYRLRVSSTAGAALEAEWARCRWIWNESCARSKKAHAEDEKCGPAGLDKMLTEARTAMSWLREGSSVPQQQLIRDFGKSRAKALNDIKARLPMRQRAGMPKYKKKHETDPTLNYTRRGFRLKDGRLHLAGGISLTVVWSRDLPEPPSSVRVYRDSLGHWYASFVVPTATEVLPSTGAVIGIDWGVKETATTTSDDHDLPHAEYGKKAAGGLARYQRMMARRRAPRGKAQSKGYRKAQRQAAKLHKKVARQRQDTARKWAKAVVRDHDALAVEDFKPKFLAKSTMARKAADAAIGATKTALIEMGRKHGRPVHLVHPAHTTMDCAQCGARTKHALPLSERTYSCTACGAVSPRDKNSARVMFVRAGLNPAGADRVRADGPPVRSQREPGIPSF from the coding sequence ATGACGACAGGAGCGCAGAGCGGGGAGAATGCCGGGCATGCCCGGTACACCTACCGGCTTCGTGTGTCGTCCACCGCAGGCGCCGCGCTGGAAGCGGAGTGGGCGCGGTGCCGGTGGATTTGGAACGAGAGTTGCGCCCGGTCGAAGAAGGCCCATGCCGAGGATGAGAAGTGCGGCCCGGCCGGGCTGGACAAGATGCTGACCGAGGCCCGGACCGCGATGTCCTGGCTGCGTGAGGGCAGCAGCGTTCCGCAGCAGCAGTTGATCCGCGACTTCGGCAAGTCCCGGGCCAAGGCGCTCAACGACATCAAGGCCCGGTTGCCGATGCGACAGCGTGCCGGGATGCCGAAGTACAAGAAGAAGCACGAGACGGACCCCACGCTCAACTACACGCGGCGCGGCTTCCGGTTGAAGGACGGTCGCCTGCACCTGGCCGGGGGTATCAGCTTGACCGTGGTGTGGTCGCGCGATCTGCCCGAGCCGCCGTCGTCGGTGCGCGTGTACCGGGACAGCCTCGGGCATTGGTACGCCAGTTTCGTCGTCCCCACCGCCACCGAGGTGCTGCCCTCCACAGGTGCGGTGATCGGGATCGACTGGGGCGTGAAGGAGACGGCCACCACCACGTCCGATGACCATGACCTGCCCCACGCCGAGTACGGCAAGAAAGCCGCCGGCGGCCTCGCGCGCTACCAGCGGATGATGGCCCGACGCCGCGCGCCCCGGGGCAAGGCCCAGTCGAAGGGCTACCGCAAGGCGCAGCGGCAGGCCGCCAAGCTGCACAAGAAGGTGGCCCGGCAGCGGCAGGACACTGCCCGCAAGTGGGCCAAGGCCGTGGTCCGCGACCACGACGCGCTGGCGGTCGAGGACTTCAAGCCGAAATTCCTCGCCAAGTCCACCATGGCACGAAAGGCCGCCGACGCCGCGATCGGCGCGACCAAGACGGCCCTGATCGAAATGGGCCGCAAGCACGGTCGGCCCGTGCACCTTGTCCACCCCGCGCACACCACCATGGACTGCGCGCAGTGCGGAGCGAGAACCAAGCACGCACTACCTCTCTCAGAACGAACCTACTCGTGCACCGCGTGCGGAGCCGTATCCCCCAGGGACAAGAACTCCGCACGCGTGATGTTCGTCCGGGCTGGTCTCAACCCGGCTGGTGCTGATCGTGTAAGAGCTGACGGACCGCCGGTCCGCAGCCAACGTGAGCCAGGAATCCCCTCCTTTTAG
- a CDS encoding alpha/beta fold hydrolase yields the protein MPELELSAGTIDYQDSGGDGPVVVLLHGVAMDGSLWRHVVAGLQDDFRCVVPTLPLGGHRQPMHPDADLSILGVARLVDEFLERLDLSDVTLVLNDWGGAQSLVADGRAARIGRLVITSCEAFGNYPPGLPGSNLVTSARLPGGLALAFNLLRLKPMRRLPVTWGWMAKRPVPPEIMDAWFRPVVSSAGVRRDLRKYVLSTPPKAELLAWSEALRTFDRPALVAWAAEDRVMPLSHGRRLAELLPRAELVEIADSYTLIPEDQPTVLTAHLRNFLDGRS from the coding sequence ATGCCCGAGTTGGAACTCTCGGCGGGAACCATCGACTACCAGGACTCCGGCGGTGACGGCCCCGTGGTCGTCCTGCTGCACGGCGTCGCCATGGACGGTTCGCTCTGGCGCCACGTCGTCGCCGGGCTCCAGGACGACTTCCGCTGCGTCGTCCCGACCCTCCCGCTCGGCGGCCACCGCCAACCGATGCACCCGGACGCCGACCTGTCGATCCTCGGCGTCGCCCGGCTGGTGGACGAGTTCCTCGAACGGCTCGACCTGAGCGATGTCACGCTGGTGCTCAACGACTGGGGCGGCGCACAGAGCCTTGTCGCCGACGGCCGCGCGGCCCGCATCGGCCGGCTCGTCATCACCTCCTGCGAGGCCTTCGGTAACTACCCGCCCGGCCTGCCCGGCAGCAACCTGGTCACCTCCGCCAGGCTGCCCGGCGGCCTGGCTCTGGCGTTCAACCTGCTCCGCCTGAAGCCCATGCGCCGACTTCCGGTGACCTGGGGCTGGATGGCCAAGCGGCCCGTGCCGCCAGAGATCATGGATGCCTGGTTCCGGCCCGTGGTCAGCTCCGCCGGGGTGCGCCGCGACCTGCGCAAGTACGTCCTCAGCACCCCGCCGAAGGCCGAGCTGCTCGCCTGGTCCGAGGCGCTTCGCACCTTCGACCGCCCCGCCCTTGTCGCCTGGGCCGCCGAGGACCGCGTGATGCCCCTCTCCCACGGACGCCGCCTGGCCGAACTGCTGCCACGGGCCGAGCTCGTCGAGATCGCCGACAGCTACACGCTCATCCCGGAGGACCAGCCCACCGTCCTCACCGCCCACCTGCGGAACTTCCTCGACGGCCGGTCGTGA
- a CDS encoding DUF1707 and FHA domain-containing protein: MTSPFEFHTYPARLSDAQRDRVLGVLRDGAAQGKLSHDTFMRRMELALTARRSEELAALTADLESEGRWSRRVLRVVSGVSGFPGRVRRVWQTERLPKLLLPAPSPYPLLIGRDPGNGLRLNHETVSRLHAELTVQGGRWLLRDLGSTNGTCVNGQRVIGTVPVREGDQVSFGRMSFRLSAPVLGPPPR; this comes from the coding sequence GTGACGTCCCCCTTCGAGTTCCACACGTACCCCGCGCGGCTGTCCGACGCCCAGCGCGACCGTGTTCTCGGCGTGCTCAGAGACGGTGCGGCACAGGGCAAGCTGTCCCACGACACCTTCATGCGGCGCATGGAACTGGCCCTCACCGCCCGGCGATCGGAGGAGCTGGCCGCGCTCACCGCCGACCTGGAGAGCGAAGGCCGCTGGTCACGGCGGGTACTCCGGGTCGTGAGCGGGGTGTCCGGTTTTCCCGGCCGGGTACGCCGGGTCTGGCAGACCGAACGGCTCCCGAAGCTCCTGCTCCCCGCCCCCAGCCCGTACCCCCTGCTGATCGGCCGCGACCCGGGCAACGGCCTGCGGCTCAACCACGAGACCGTCTCCCGGCTCCACGCGGAACTCACCGTGCAGGGAGGCCGATGGCTGCTGCGCGACCTCGGCTCGACCAACGGCACCTGTGTCAACGGGCAGCGGGTCATCGGCACGGTCCCCGTCCGTGAGGGGGACCAGGTGAGCTTCGGCCGCATGAGTTTCCGGCTCTCCGCGCCCGTCCTCGGCCCCCCTCCCCGATAG
- the lpdA gene encoding dihydrolipoyl dehydrogenase — protein sequence MNENETDVLVIGGGTGGYSTALRAASLGLKVLLAERDKVGGTCLHRGCIPSKAMLHAAELVDGIAEARERWGVRAAVESVDWPALAATRDDIVARNHRGVAGHLAHAAVEVAYGSAELTGPRSARISGYGEVVARRGIVLATGSRPRVLPGLTADGRRVVTSDDALFAPGLPRSVLVLGGGAIGVEYASFHRSMGADVTLVEAADRLVPLEDADVSRHLTRGLKRRGIDVLAGARLLDAAVGDDEVVTTVRTSRGETRTVRAERLLVAVGRAPVTDGLGLAAAGLTADDRGHVAPADWSRLETSVPGLHVVGDLLPPPSPGLAHASFAEGLLAAETLAGLRSPAVDYAAVPRVTYSSPQTAAVGLTEAQARDAGHDVEVNTMPLTAVAKGMVHGQGGMVKVVAERGGRVLGVHLVGPHVSEMIAESQLIVGWDAEPADVALHIHAHPTLSEAVGEAFLTLAGRGLHQQS from the coding sequence TTGAATGAGAACGAGACCGACGTGCTGGTGATCGGCGGTGGCACCGGCGGGTACTCCACCGCCCTGCGGGCCGCGTCCCTCGGTCTGAAGGTGCTGCTCGCGGAGCGCGACAAGGTCGGCGGCACCTGCCTGCATCGCGGCTGCATCCCCAGCAAGGCGATGCTGCACGCCGCCGAACTCGTGGACGGCATCGCGGAGGCCAGGGAGCGGTGGGGCGTGCGGGCGGCCGTGGAATCGGTGGACTGGCCGGCGCTGGCCGCGACGAGGGACGACATCGTGGCGCGCAATCATCGCGGCGTGGCGGGCCACCTCGCGCATGCCGCAGTCGAAGTGGCCTACGGAAGCGCCGAGTTGACCGGTCCTCGCAGTGCGCGGATCAGCGGTTACGGGGAGGTTGTCGCACGGCGCGGCATTGTCCTCGCGACCGGGTCCCGGCCGCGCGTGCTGCCGGGTCTGACCGCAGACGGGCGCCGTGTGGTCACCAGTGACGACGCGTTGTTCGCGCCGGGGCTGCCGCGGTCCGTCCTGGTGCTGGGCGGCGGGGCGATCGGGGTCGAGTACGCCTCGTTCCACCGGTCGATGGGCGCGGACGTCACCCTCGTCGAGGCCGCCGACCGGCTCGTGCCGCTGGAGGATGCCGATGTGTCGCGTCATCTGACCCGCGGTCTGAAGAGACGCGGCATCGATGTGCTCGCCGGAGCAAGGCTGTTGGACGCGGCCGTGGGGGACGACGAGGTCGTGACGACCGTGCGCACCTCGCGCGGCGAGACCCGCACGGTGCGGGCCGAACGGCTGCTCGTCGCGGTGGGGCGTGCCCCGGTGACGGACGGGCTCGGTCTCGCCGCGGCCGGTCTGACCGCCGACGACCGCGGCCATGTGGCGCCCGCCGACTGGTCCCGTCTCGAAACGTCCGTGCCGGGCCTGCACGTGGTGGGTGATCTGCTGCCGCCGCCGTCACCGGGTCTGGCTCACGCGTCCTTCGCCGAGGGGTTGCTGGCCGCCGAGACGCTGGCCGGTCTGCGCTCACCTGCGGTGGACTACGCGGCCGTCCCCCGGGTCACGTACTCGTCCCCGCAGACCGCGGCGGTGGGCCTGACCGAGGCACAGGCCCGAGACGCCGGGCACGATGTCGAGGTCAACACCATGCCACTGACCGCCGTGGCCAAGGGCATGGTCCACGGGCAGGGCGGCATGGTGAAGGTCGTCGCCGAGCGGGGTGGCCGGGTGCTCGGGGTGCATCTCGTCGGCCCGCATGTCTCCGAGATGATCGCCGAGAGCCAGCTGATCGTCGGATGGGACGCCGAACCCGCCGATGTGGCGCTTCACATCCACGCGCATCCGACGCTCTCCGAGGCGGTCGGCGAGGCCTTCCTCACTCTCGCCGGACGCGGTCTCCACCAGCAGTCCTGA
- a CDS encoding LysR family transcriptional regulator — protein MEYFLTVVEASSFTRAAELLHVTQPALSHQIKALEKTVGGALLERLPRGVRLTPMGRAFLPHAERSVRSAAQARRAARAAAGAEGGELHIATVHAVAVGILPDVFARWRRAHPGVALVLHEYATTEALEEQIERGTADLAVGPPPAHWPGPVVQVGEEEIVLVVPFDDRLAGRTSIRLQELADRPWVRCAMEPVVQGRAFLDWACGRAGFTPRTAVRTEHTSTAVRMAAAGVGVAAAPVHVVGGAVGEDCAVLAVDPPWRRRLAVFSRVELTGAAAAFTELLGASGPFCLPSTAD, from the coding sequence ATGGAGTACTTCCTCACGGTCGTCGAGGCGTCGTCGTTCACCCGGGCCGCCGAACTCCTCCATGTCACCCAGCCCGCGCTCTCCCACCAGATCAAGGCCCTGGAGAAGACCGTCGGCGGTGCCCTGCTGGAACGGCTGCCGCGGGGCGTGCGGCTGACGCCGATGGGCCGTGCCTTCCTGCCGCACGCCGAGCGCTCCGTACGCAGCGCCGCGCAGGCCCGGCGCGCGGCCAGGGCGGCGGCGGGGGCGGAGGGCGGCGAACTGCACATCGCGACGGTGCACGCGGTGGCCGTCGGTATCCTCCCGGACGTCTTCGCCCGCTGGCGCCGGGCGCACCCCGGGGTCGCTCTCGTCCTCCACGAGTACGCCACCACGGAGGCCCTGGAGGAACAGATCGAACGCGGCACCGCCGACCTGGCCGTCGGCCCGCCGCCCGCGCACTGGCCGGGACCCGTCGTCCAGGTCGGCGAGGAGGAGATCGTCCTGGTCGTTCCGTTCGACGACCGGCTCGCCGGACGCACTTCAATCCGCCTCCAGGAGCTGGCCGACCGTCCCTGGGTGCGCTGCGCGATGGAGCCCGTAGTGCAGGGCCGGGCATTCCTGGACTGGGCCTGCGGCCGGGCCGGCTTCACGCCCCGTACGGCGGTGCGCACCGAACACACCTCGACAGCGGTACGGATGGCCGCGGCCGGAGTCGGAGTCGCCGCGGCGCCCGTACACGTGGTCGGGGGAGCGGTCGGCGAGGACTGCGCGGTGCTCGCCGTCGACCCGCCGTGGCGACGTCGACTGGCGGTCTTCTCCCGCGTCGAGCTCACCGGGGCCGCCGCCGCGTTCACGGAGCTGCTCGGCGCCTCCGGGCCGTTCTGCCTTCCGTCGACCGCGGACTGA
- the treY gene encoding malto-oligosyltrehalose synthase, with translation MTPTATYRLQLQPDFPFSAAGQAVPYLAALGVSHLHLSPVLEAVPGSRHGYDVVDHGRVRAELGGEEGLRELARTAREHGLGLIVDLVPNHMAAMPRLNHALWEVLREGAASPYARWFDIDWAAGGGKVLLPVLAGPIGVELDRLQVDGEVLRHGEQEFPLRTGTAQLPMSELLDAQHYRLGWWRLARTELNYRRFFTISDLIGVRVEDPEVFAATHGKILELVRDGVVDGLRIDHPDGLVDPAAYLERLSEATGGRWTVVEKILTGAEPLPADWAVAGTTGYDALHRIDGLFVDPMGAAELIGRYREYSGPAGDRGGDWKATVRRAAYRVVTHELAAETALLTRLAVRVCAEDPALRDHAPWALHTAVRELLVRVPVYRPYVSAGGPCTETARATLPDGAVADAKAVFAVPEEASAVDVVRELALGRLGEGPDRAAFCARFAQTASALRAKSVEDTAFYRYVPLISANEVGGDPGHPAVTPEEFHAFCARLARDWPTTGTALTTHDTKRSADVRARLAVLTECPEQWSWLLVELDRVTPAAAPDAQLAWQAWQTAYGCAKLPAREMAGRLEPALLKAVREAGLFTSWTEPDPAYERAVTDFVAAGPAAGNGPVREALERFAGTLDAYVRANVLGAALVQMTMPGVPDLYQGTEREYVALVDPDNRRPFRHPSEGGPSGEKGELTAVALRLRRERPELFGESGTYTPLSAQGPAAAHCLAFCRSGEVVTAVTRLSLRLAESGGWRGTELTLPDDGPWTDLLAAGRKFTGATVAAADLFAERPVALLSRVGREGPAGRG, from the coding sequence ATGACGCCCACCGCCACCTACCGGCTCCAGCTCCAGCCGGACTTCCCGTTCTCGGCCGCCGGACAGGCCGTGCCGTATCTCGCCGCGCTCGGCGTCTCCCATCTGCATCTGTCGCCGGTCCTCGAAGCCGTACCCGGTTCCAGACACGGGTACGACGTCGTCGACCACGGCCGGGTGCGCGCCGAACTCGGCGGGGAGGAGGGGCTGCGGGAGCTGGCCCGTACGGCGCGTGAGCACGGGCTCGGGCTGATCGTGGACCTCGTGCCGAACCACATGGCCGCGATGCCCCGCCTCAACCACGCGCTGTGGGAGGTGCTGCGCGAGGGCGCCGCGTCCCCGTACGCCCGCTGGTTCGACATCGACTGGGCGGCGGGCGGTGGCAAGGTGCTGCTGCCGGTGCTCGCCGGGCCGATCGGCGTCGAGCTCGACAGGCTCCAGGTCGACGGGGAGGTGCTGCGCCACGGCGAGCAGGAGTTCCCGCTCCGGACCGGCACCGCCCAGCTGCCGATGTCCGAACTGCTGGATGCCCAGCACTACCGGCTCGGCTGGTGGCGGCTGGCCCGTACGGAGCTGAACTACCGCCGGTTCTTCACCATCTCCGACCTCATCGGAGTGCGGGTGGAGGATCCCGAGGTCTTCGCCGCCACCCACGGCAAGATCCTCGAACTGGTCCGGGACGGGGTCGTCGACGGTCTGCGCATCGACCACCCCGACGGGCTCGTCGATCCCGCGGCCTACCTGGAGCGGCTCTCGGAGGCGACCGGCGGGCGGTGGACGGTGGTGGAGAAGATCCTCACGGGGGCCGAGCCGCTGCCCGCGGACTGGGCGGTCGCCGGGACGACGGGGTACGACGCGCTGCACCGGATCGACGGCCTCTTCGTCGATCCGATGGGTGCGGCGGAGCTGATCGGCCGCTACCGGGAGTACTCGGGACCGGCCGGGGACCGCGGTGGCGACTGGAAGGCGACCGTGCGGCGGGCCGCGTACCGGGTGGTGACCCATGAACTGGCCGCCGAGACCGCGCTGCTGACCCGGCTCGCGGTACGCGTCTGCGCCGAGGACCCCGCGCTGCGGGACCATGCCCCGTGGGCGCTGCACACCGCCGTGCGCGAACTGCTCGTACGCGTACCCGTCTACCGCCCCTACGTATCGGCCGGTGGCCCCTGCACGGAGACGGCCCGGGCGACGCTCCCGGACGGGGCCGTGGCGGACGCGAAGGCGGTGTTCGCCGTTCCCGAGGAGGCGTCGGCCGTCGATGTGGTGCGGGAGCTGGCGCTGGGGCGGCTGGGCGAGGGGCCCGACCGGGCCGCCTTCTGCGCCCGGTTCGCCCAGACCGCTTCGGCGTTGCGCGCGAAATCGGTCGAGGACACGGCGTTCTACCGGTACGTGCCGCTGATCTCGGCGAACGAGGTGGGCGGCGATCCCGGGCATCCGGCGGTGACGCCGGAGGAGTTCCACGCGTTCTGCGCCCGGCTGGCGCGCGACTGGCCGACCACGGGCACGGCGCTGACCACCCACGACACCAAGCGGAGCGCCGATGTACGGGCTCGGCTCGCGGTGCTGACGGAGTGCCCGGAACAGTGGTCCTGGCTGCTGGTGGAGCTGGACCGGGTGACTCCCGCGGCCGCGCCCGACGCACAACTGGCCTGGCAGGCCTGGCAGACGGCGTACGGCTGCGCGAAGCTGCCGGCCCGCGAGATGGCGGGGCGGCTGGAGCCCGCACTGCTGAAGGCGGTCCGCGAGGCCGGGCTCTTCACCAGTTGGACGGAGCCGGATCCGGCGTACGAGCGGGCGGTGACGGACTTCGTGGCGGCGGGGCCGGCCGCGGGCAACGGTCCGGTGCGGGAGGCGCTGGAGCGGTTCGCGGGCACGCTCGATGCGTACGTACGGGCCAATGTGCTCGGCGCGGCGCTGGTGCAGATGACGATGCCGGGTGTGCCGGACCTGTATCAGGGCACGGAACGGGAGTACGTGGCGCTGGTCGACCCGGACAACCGGCGGCCGTTTCGCCACCCGTCCGAGGGCGGGCCGTCCGGCGAGAAGGGCGAACTCACGGCGGTCGCGCTGCGGCTGCGGCGCGAACGGCCGGAGCTGTTCGGCGAGTCGGGAACGTACACCCCACTGAGCGCGCAGGGTCCGGCGGCCGCACACTGTCTGGCCTTCTGCCGTTCGGGCGAGGTGGTCACGGCGGTGACCAGGCTGTCGTTGCGGCTGGCGGAGTCGGGCGGCTGGCGCGGGACGGAGCTGACGCTGCCGGACGACGGGCCGTGGACCGATCTGCTGGCAGCGGGCCGGAAGTTCACCGGGGCCACGGTCGCAGCGGCCGACCTGTTCGCCGAACGGCCGGTGGCGCTGCTCAGCCGGGTCGGACGAGAAGGGCCCGCGGGCCGCGGGTGA